One window from the genome of Acidihalobacter ferrooxydans encodes:
- the fabF gene encoding beta-ketoacyl-ACP synthase II has protein sequence MHSPIVVTGLGIVSPLGCGVEPVWQRLLAGRSGIGGIDRFDVEAFPVKIAGLVPDRQQDPEAGFDPEGVVEKKEIKKLGLFTLYALEAARQALAQAGWAPQTEAERRATATVIATGIGGFPTITHAHDTLRDKGWKRLSPFVVPAFLANLAAGNISIQYGFKGPLGCPVTACAAGVQAIGDGMRMLRSGEAEVALVGGAEACVDPLSLGGFHAMKALSTRNDAPQQASRPFDQERDGFVMGEGAGLLLIETLAHAEARGAQPLAILSGYGTSADAYHIAAGAEDGSGAAASVTSALRMAGLEPGAIGYVNAHATSTPVGDRGEIQALRSVFGEALKDIPISSTKSATGHLLGAAGGIESVFSVLAVRDGRLPPTLNLDTPDESMADLDLVPREAKTKAIDHALSNGFGFGGVNASLIVSRS, from the coding sequence ACCGCTTCGACGTTGAAGCTTTCCCGGTCAAAATCGCCGGCCTGGTGCCCGACCGCCAACAAGACCCCGAAGCCGGTTTCGACCCCGAAGGCGTGGTCGAAAAAAAGGAAATCAAAAAACTCGGACTGTTCACCCTGTATGCCCTGGAGGCCGCTAGGCAGGCCCTGGCGCAGGCGGGCTGGGCGCCGCAGACCGAAGCCGAGCGCCGCGCCACGGCCACCGTGATCGCAACCGGCATCGGCGGATTCCCGACCATCACGCACGCCCACGACACCCTGCGCGACAAGGGCTGGAAGCGGCTGTCGCCCTTCGTCGTGCCGGCGTTCCTCGCCAACCTCGCCGCCGGCAACATCTCGATTCAATACGGTTTCAAAGGCCCGCTGGGCTGCCCCGTCACGGCCTGCGCCGCCGGCGTACAGGCCATCGGCGACGGCATGCGCATGCTGCGCAGCGGCGAAGCCGAAGTGGCGCTGGTGGGCGGCGCCGAGGCCTGCGTCGATCCGCTCTCGCTGGGCGGATTCCACGCCATGAAAGCCCTGTCCACGCGCAACGACGCCCCGCAGCAAGCCTCGCGCCCGTTCGACCAAGAGCGCGACGGATTCGTCATGGGCGAAGGCGCCGGCCTGCTGCTCATCGAAACCCTGGCGCATGCCGAGGCGCGCGGCGCGCAGCCGCTGGCCATCCTCAGCGGGTACGGCACCAGCGCCGACGCCTACCACATCGCCGCAGGCGCCGAAGACGGCTCCGGCGCGGCCGCATCCGTGACCAGCGCGCTGCGCATGGCCGGCCTGGAGCCGGGCGCCATCGGCTACGTCAACGCCCATGCCACCTCCACGCCGGTCGGCGACCGTGGCGAAATACAAGCCCTGCGCAGCGTGTTCGGCGAGGCGCTCAAAGACATCCCGATCTCCTCGACCAAATCCGCCACCGGGCACCTGCTGGGCGCGGCGGGCGGCATCGAAAGCGTATTTTCCGTGCTCGCCGTGCGCGACGGGCGCCTGCCCCCGACGCTCAACCTCGACACCCCCGACGAAAGCATGGCCGACCTCGACCTCGTACCCCGGGAAGCGAAAACAAAAGCCATCGACCACGCACTGAGCAACGGCTTCGGCTTCGGCGGCGTCAACGCCTCGCTGATCGTCAGCCGCAGCTAA